Proteins encoded together in one Priestia aryabhattai window:
- a CDS encoding carbon-nitrogen family hydrolase, with amino-acid sequence MSVKITCLQLDIAFGNPTKNRKYIEQKMTEALKENPDILVLPELWDTAYDLTRLDEIADDEGQQAKQLISQFAKTNEVNIVAGSIAKKTEQGVTNTMYIFDRKGREVSQYSKLHLFKLMDEHLYLEAGTAKNLFTLEQSLCAGVICYDIRFPEWIRVHTSSGAEVLFVVAQWPAPRLAHWKALLISRAIENQCYVIACNRVGQDPNNIFAGHSLVIDPWGEIIAEAGDSEELLSAEVNLELVKEIRKQIPVFTDRRTEFY; translated from the coding sequence GTGAGTGTAAAAATTACGTGTTTGCAGCTTGATATTGCATTTGGAAACCCAACTAAAAACCGAAAATATATCGAACAAAAAATGACAGAAGCCCTGAAAGAAAACCCTGACATCCTTGTACTTCCTGAGCTATGGGATACAGCTTATGACTTGACGCGGCTAGACGAAATTGCAGATGATGAAGGACAGCAAGCCAAGCAATTAATCTCTCAGTTTGCTAAAACGAACGAAGTAAACATTGTTGCAGGTTCGATCGCGAAAAAAACAGAACAAGGCGTCACGAATACGATGTATATTTTTGACCGAAAAGGTCGTGAAGTATCACAATACAGTAAACTGCACTTATTTAAATTAATGGATGAGCACCTCTATCTAGAAGCAGGAACAGCAAAAAATCTTTTTACACTTGAACAGTCTTTGTGCGCAGGAGTTATTTGTTACGATATTCGTTTTCCAGAATGGATTCGGGTTCATACTAGCAGCGGAGCAGAAGTCTTATTTGTTGTCGCTCAGTGGCCGGCTCCAAGGCTTGCCCACTGGAAAGCGCTGCTCATTAGCCGTGCAATCGAAAATCAATGCTATGTAATCGCGTGTAATCGTGTAGGCCAAGACCCTAATAATATATTTGCCGGCCATTCTTTAGTTATCGATCCGTGGGGAGAAATAATCGCTGAAGCTGGCGATAGCGAAGAGCTTTTAAGTGCTGAGGTCAACCTGGAACTTGTAAAAGAAATTCGCAAACAAATTCCTGTCTTTACAGATCGCCGCACAGAATTTTATTAA
- a CDS encoding pyridoxal phosphate-dependent aminotransferase, translated as MKQFEQSELLKSLPKQFFASLVGKVGKVMAQGHDVINLGQGNPDQPTPSHIVETLQNASANPMHHKYSPFRGHHFLKEAVATFYKREYGVDVDPEKEVAILFGGKAGLVEIPQCLLNPGDTVLVPDPGYPDYWSGVELAKANMEVMPLTAENHFLPVYEEISESAKEQAKLMFLNYPNNPTGAVATAEFFEDTVAFAAEHDICVVHDFAYGAIGFDGKKPISFLQTPGAKETGIEIYTLSKTYNMAGWRVGFAVGNESVVEAINLLQDHMYVSLFGAVQEAAAAALLESQQCVNDLVKRYESRRNIFIQGLREIGWDVTSPAGSFFAWLKVPGGYTSEQFSDLLLEKAHVVVAPGVGFGTYGEGYVRVGLLTDEERMREAVSRIKKLNLF; from the coding sequence ATGAAACAATTTGAGCAATCGGAACTATTAAAAAGTTTACCAAAACAATTTTTTGCATCACTTGTAGGCAAGGTAGGAAAAGTAATGGCCCAGGGGCACGATGTTATTAACTTAGGGCAGGGCAACCCTGATCAGCCTACTCCTTCACATATTGTAGAAACACTTCAAAATGCAAGTGCTAATCCTATGCATCATAAATATTCTCCATTTCGCGGACACCATTTTTTAAAAGAGGCCGTTGCGACTTTTTATAAGCGAGAATACGGGGTTGATGTGGATCCTGAAAAAGAAGTAGCTATTTTGTTTGGCGGGAAAGCTGGACTTGTTGAAATTCCACAGTGCTTATTAAACCCTGGAGATACGGTGCTGGTCCCCGATCCGGGATATCCTGATTACTGGTCTGGAGTAGAGCTTGCAAAAGCCAACATGGAAGTGATGCCGCTCACGGCTGAAAATCATTTTCTACCGGTATACGAGGAGATAAGTGAAAGTGCTAAAGAACAGGCAAAGCTCATGTTTTTAAACTATCCGAATAATCCTACTGGTGCAGTGGCAACGGCAGAATTTTTTGAAGACACCGTGGCGTTTGCTGCCGAGCACGATATTTGTGTGGTACACGACTTTGCCTACGGAGCAATTGGATTTGATGGTAAAAAGCCAATCAGCTTTTTACAGACTCCTGGTGCAAAAGAGACGGGAATTGAAATTTATACTCTTTCTAAAACGTATAACATGGCGGGATGGCGAGTTGGATTTGCTGTAGGAAATGAAAGTGTAGTAGAAGCTATTAATCTTCTTCAAGATCATATGTATGTCAGTCTCTTTGGGGCGGTTCAAGAGGCAGCCGCCGCAGCTCTGTTGGAATCTCAACAATGCGTGAACGATTTAGTTAAGCGCTATGAATCTAGACGCAATATTTTTATCCAAGGGCTTCGAGAAATTGGTTGGGATGTTACATCTCCAGCGGGCTCCTTTTTTGCATGGCTAAAAGTTCCTGGAGGATATACTTCTGAACAGTTTTCAGATTTACTTCTTGAAAAAGCTCACGTTGTAGTGGCGCCTGGAGTAGGCTTTGGAACATATGGTGAAGGCTATGTGCGCGTAGGACTGCTGACGGATGAAGAGCGCATGAGAGAAGCTGTATCTCGAATAAAAAAATTAAATTTATTTTAA
- a CDS encoding methylthioribulose 1-phosphate dehydratase — protein sequence MSIMAQQRLHELADIKDELAERDWFFGTSGNLAIKVDQNPTTFFVSASGKDKRKRTNEDFLLVDQYGKPAEETHLKPSAETLLHVKIYELTSAGCSLHVHTIDNNVISELYGDEGVISFKDQEIIKALGIWEEDAEITVPIIPNYADIPTLAEEFSHHIKGDQGAILIRNHGITVWGKNAFETKKALEAYEFLFSYHVKLLSLKGIKPKLHL from the coding sequence ATGAGTATCATGGCTCAGCAAAGATTGCATGAGCTTGCAGATATAAAAGATGAGTTAGCAGAGCGCGATTGGTTCTTCGGTACAAGTGGAAACTTAGCGATTAAAGTGGACCAAAATCCGACAACTTTCTTTGTATCAGCAAGTGGAAAAGACAAAAGAAAACGTACAAATGAAGATTTTTTATTAGTTGATCAATACGGAAAGCCTGCAGAAGAAACGCATTTAAAGCCTTCTGCTGAAACGCTTTTACACGTTAAGATTTACGAGTTAACGAGCGCTGGGTGCAGTCTTCATGTACATACAATCGACAACAACGTAATCTCTGAATTGTACGGAGATGAAGGGGTTATTTCGTTCAAAGATCAAGAAATTATTAAGGCGCTAGGTATTTGGGAAGAAGATGCGGAAATTACTGTTCCGATTATTCCGAATTACGCAGATATTCCGACACTAGCAGAAGAGTTTTCTCACCATATAAAAGGCGATCAAGGCGCGATTTTGATTCGTAACCATGGAATTACGGTATGGGGGAAAAATGCATTTGAAACAAAAAAAGCGCTAGAAGCCTATGAATTTCTATTTAGCTATCATGTCAAATTACTGTCACTTAAAGGCATTAAGCCAAAATTGCATTTATAA
- the mtnK gene encoding S-methyl-5-thioribose kinase, whose amino-acid sequence MSTTKTEKYQPLTEISAIKLVKKLGLFDATEALTAREIGDGNLNLVFHIINDQTNKSIIVKQALPYAKVVGESWPLSLNRATIESNALKQFGAFTPELVPAVYYHDETLAVTVMEDLSHLTISRAGLIQGESYPLLSQHIGSFLGHIAFKTSDFSLKPQDKKEEVVKYSNPDLCNITEDLVFTDPFFDIDTNEFEKALRPDVEELWNDEDVKLQAAKLKYKFLTNAQTLIHGDLHTGSIFASSQETKVIDPEFAFYGPFGFDLGQFVANLFLNALSRETNREPLFAHITNTWNVYKDTFTVLWHSENTEPFAKDERLLHEILMQTWQDAVGYAGCELIRRTIGLAHVADLDGISSEERKVNAKRTALKIGRYLLLHQQDVSPNEFENLLR is encoded by the coding sequence ATGTCAACGACAAAAACAGAGAAGTATCAGCCTTTAACAGAAATTTCAGCAATCAAACTTGTGAAAAAGCTAGGTCTTTTTGATGCCACAGAAGCACTAACTGCCCGTGAAATCGGTGACGGCAACTTAAATCTCGTCTTTCACATCATAAATGATCAAACGAATAAATCCATTATCGTCAAACAAGCACTTCCCTATGCAAAAGTTGTAGGCGAAAGCTGGCCTCTATCCTTAAACCGTGCCACAATTGAAAGCAATGCGCTCAAGCAATTCGGTGCATTTACGCCAGAACTTGTACCAGCTGTTTATTACCACGATGAAACGCTTGCTGTTACGGTCATGGAAGACCTATCTCATTTAACGATTTCTCGCGCCGGGCTTATTCAAGGTGAAAGTTATCCTCTGCTCTCACAGCATATCGGTTCTTTTCTAGGACATATTGCGTTCAAAACGTCTGATTTTTCCTTAAAGCCTCAGGATAAAAAAGAAGAAGTTGTCAAGTACAGCAACCCGGACTTATGCAATATTACGGAAGATTTAGTTTTTACAGATCCTTTTTTTGATATCGATACAAATGAATTTGAAAAAGCGCTGCGTCCTGATGTAGAAGAATTGTGGAATGATGAAGATGTAAAGTTACAAGCAGCAAAATTAAAATATAAATTTTTAACAAATGCACAAACGCTAATCCACGGTGATTTACATACAGGCAGCATCTTTGCTAGCAGTCAAGAAACGAAAGTGATTGATCCAGAGTTTGCTTTTTATGGTCCGTTTGGATTCGATTTAGGGCAATTTGTTGCGAATTTATTTTTAAATGCTCTTTCTCGAGAAACAAATCGCGAACCGTTATTTGCACACATTACTAACACATGGAACGTATACAAAGATACCTTTACTGTGCTTTGGCATTCTGAAAACACTGAACCTTTCGCTAAAGATGAGCGCTTATTACATGAAATTTTAATGCAAACGTGGCAAGATGCTGTTGGATATGCAGGATGTGAACTCATTCGACGTACGATTGGCTTAGCTCACGTGGCGGACTTAGATGGAATTTCTTCAGAGGAAAGAAAAGTTAACGCTAAACGTACTGCGTTAAAAATTGGACGCTATTTGCTTTTGCACCAACAAGACGTTTCACCAAATGAATTTGAAAATTTACTTCGATAA
- a CDS encoding sugar ABC transporter substrate-binding protein, protein MKKGKKMLWPLTLLVLLVFALAACTKEQPSLNEKAQAAPAQQAASTKPVQQEGKKITKDTKIALISEFTSGTHAAQYITGVTKAAKKAGIQLSVSDSNNDQSKMAAYLDTAINQNVDGIMIDHGRAETLEPGVKRAIAKGIPVIATDVELKVDGVTTIDQDDYMLALQGLKQMMQDINGKGNIVYAFVGGFAPMEKRDSIYKIMMNRYPDVKQIATFGSATDNTSLDTQNKMAAVLKQYPNKGDIAAVWAPWDEFAKGVTRAIKEAGRDEIKVYGVDLSDEDLQMMQAKNSPWKASAAVNPASVGEKQVDLLLKKISGQEIPRYYSFDPVLVKQTDLPNQTINMDQLSQYVEEWGKKE, encoded by the coding sequence ATGAAAAAGGGTAAAAAAATGCTATGGCCACTTACTTTGCTCGTGCTTCTAGTCTTTGCGCTGGCTGCTTGCACGAAAGAACAGCCAAGTCTAAACGAGAAAGCACAGGCAGCTCCAGCGCAACAAGCAGCTTCTACTAAGCCTGTACAGCAAGAAGGAAAAAAGATTACGAAAGATACAAAAATTGCTCTTATTTCTGAATTTACTTCAGGCACTCACGCTGCTCAGTACATAACAGGTGTGACAAAAGCGGCTAAAAAAGCAGGAATACAGCTATCCGTTTCTGATTCAAACAATGATCAATCTAAAATGGCTGCTTATTTAGACACGGCTATTAACCAAAATGTTGACGGTATTATGATTGACCACGGCCGGGCTGAAACCCTTGAACCTGGCGTGAAGCGCGCGATTGCAAAAGGAATTCCAGTTATTGCAACAGACGTAGAATTAAAAGTAGACGGTGTTACAACCATCGATCAAGACGATTATATGCTTGCGCTGCAGGGTCTGAAACAAATGATGCAGGACATCAATGGAAAAGGAAACATTGTATATGCGTTTGTTGGAGGCTTTGCACCGATGGAAAAGCGCGATAGCATTTATAAAATTATGATGAATCGCTATCCAGATGTAAAACAAATTGCTACGTTTGGAAGTGCAACGGACAACACCTCACTGGACACACAAAATAAAATGGCTGCTGTGTTGAAGCAGTATCCGAATAAAGGAGACATTGCGGCCGTTTGGGCACCTTGGGACGAATTTGCAAAAGGAGTAACAAGAGCGATTAAAGAAGCAGGACGAGATGAGATTAAAGTATACGGAGTAGACTTATCTGATGAAGATCTGCAAATGATGCAGGCAAAAAACAGCCCGTGGAAAGCGTCAGCTGCTGTAAATCCAGCTTCAGTAGGAGAAAAGCAAGTTGACCTGCTTCTTAAAAAGATTTCAGGTCAAGAGATCCCTCGTTATTATTCATTTGATCCGGTTTTAGTAAAACAAACAGATTTGCCTAATCAAACGATTAATATGGATCAGCTTAGTCAGTACGTAGAAGAATGGGGTAAAAAAGAATAG
- a CDS encoding ABC transporter permease → MSAEYVTEPVAKPKRKISVFDFFYKYGTVLMIFVIMFIFSIATPNFLTGENISDILRSISIVTLIALGVTISLTVNGLDLSVGSTAGLATILSASMLVLHRQEIAVAIIVPIIASLLIGLVNAFLVVKVKIPDILATLSMMFIVQGILLTYTKGSAIYTNMPLSSGERAPGIFIPSFLALGQGHLLGIPVPVIIMLLAVLLVHIVFSYTKFGRFFYVTGGNIEAARLSGVPVNRYRMYAYMFSGLLAGIGGVVLAARIGVGEVNAGSPFLMDAVAATYIGFSVFGAGKPNVFGTLIGSILIGVLLNGLTMLNVPYYMQDIIKGAVLAGALALTYYRSKQTSTAV, encoded by the coding sequence ATGAGTGCGGAGTATGTAACAGAACCTGTAGCGAAACCAAAGAGAAAAATAAGCGTTTTCGACTTTTTTTATAAATATGGGACAGTCTTAATGATTTTTGTCATTATGTTCATTTTTTCCATTGCCACACCTAACTTTTTGACAGGCGAAAATATTAGTGATATTCTGCGCTCTATTTCCATTGTCACCCTAATAGCGCTTGGTGTAACCATATCGTTAACTGTCAACGGACTTGATTTATCTGTAGGGTCTACGGCTGGTTTAGCCACTATTTTATCAGCTTCCATGCTTGTTTTACACAGACAAGAAATTGCAGTCGCTATCATTGTTCCGATTATTGCATCGCTTCTCATCGGGTTAGTGAATGCTTTTTTAGTAGTGAAAGTAAAGATTCCTGATATTTTAGCCACTCTTTCTATGATGTTCATCGTACAGGGGATTTTATTAACGTATACAAAAGGCTCAGCTATTTATACCAATATGCCTTTATCAAGCGGAGAAAGAGCTCCGGGAATTTTTATTCCTTCTTTCCTTGCACTGGGGCAAGGTCACCTTCTAGGTATTCCTGTCCCTGTTATCATTATGCTGCTGGCTGTGCTGCTTGTTCATATCGTTTTTTCCTATACAAAGTTTGGGCGTTTTTTCTACGTAACAGGAGGTAACATAGAAGCTGCAAGACTTTCGGGTGTACCGGTTAATCGTTACCGTATGTATGCCTATATGTTTTCAGGTTTGCTTGCTGGAATTGGAGGAGTCGTTCTGGCTGCCCGTATTGGAGTAGGAGAAGTGAACGCCGGCTCACCATTTTTAATGGATGCCGTAGCTGCTACATACATTGGTTTTTCAGTATTTGGAGCAGGGAAACCGAATGTATTCGGGACGTTGATTGGCTCTATTTTAATTGGTGTACTATTAAACGGATTAACGATGCTAAATGTCCCGTACTATATGCAAGATATTATTAAGGGAGCTGTATTAGCAGGAGCCTTGGCTTTAACGTATTACCGCTCGAAACAAACATCTACGGCTGTGTAA
- a CDS encoding 2-hydroxy-3-keto-5-methylthiopentenyl-1-phosphate phosphatase, which translates to MTSLKIFCDFDGTITNSDNIIAIMKQFAPPEWESIKDDVLAQRVSIQEGVGQMFALLPVELKEDIISYILETSAIRDGFDDFIAYTKEHHIPLYIVSGGIDFFVKPLLGNRVAEEMLYCNGSDFSGEYISITWPHTCDKQCTNDCGCCKPTIIRHLADERDHTVVIGDSITDLQAAKLADTVIARDFLIEKCEELSLPYRPFSTFYDVIHHLQELTEEVKA; encoded by the coding sequence ATGACATCGTTAAAAATCTTTTGTGACTTTGATGGGACGATCACAAATAGTGATAACATTATTGCCATCATGAAACAATTTGCTCCTCCGGAGTGGGAGAGTATTAAAGACGACGTGTTGGCACAGCGCGTCTCCATTCAAGAAGGAGTAGGGCAGATGTTTGCCTTGCTCCCCGTGGAATTAAAAGAAGATATTATTTCTTATATTTTAGAGACGTCTGCTATTCGAGATGGATTTGATGACTTTATTGCGTATACAAAAGAGCATCATATTCCGCTTTATATTGTAAGCGGAGGAATTGACTTTTTTGTAAAACCGCTTTTAGGAAATCGAGTTGCAGAGGAAATGCTTTACTGTAACGGATCTGATTTTTCTGGTGAGTATATTTCCATTACGTGGCCTCATACATGTGATAAACAGTGTACAAATGACTGCGGCTGCTGTAAGCCAACTATTATTCGCCATCTTGCAGATGAAAGAGATCATACGGTTGTCATTGGCGATTCGATTACGGATTTGCAGGCTGCCAAATTAGCTGATACGGTCATTGCACGTGACTTTTTAATTGAAAAGTGTGAAGAGCTATCTCTACCGTATCGCCCTTTTTCTACTTTTTATGATGTGATTCATCATTTACAAGAATTAACAGAAGAGGTGAAAGCATGA
- the mtnW gene encoding 2,3-diketo-5-methylthiopentyl-1-phosphate enolase yields the protein MSEIVASYLLHDNKGNFHKKAEGIALGLTVGSWTDLPLLDQQQLQKHKGRVASVTELQDCERVNGYLGGEIKQAIVKIAYPTANFSRDLPAILVTVFGKLSLDGKVKLLDLDFPAELLAEFPGPRFGIEGIREKLGVYDRPLVMSIFKGVIGRDMTYLTTQLREQALGGVDLVKDDEILFDSERTPFEARVTEGKKVLNEVYEKTGHRTLYAVNLTGRTFELKEKARKAAELGADALLFNVFAYGLDVLQALREDDEINLPIMAHPAVSGALTPSEFYGFSNSLLLGKLLRLAGADFSLFPSPYGSVALSLEDTTGIAYELTRPVYKYKQSFPVPSAGIHPGMVPQLMKDFGIDSIINAGGGVHGHPDGAIGGGKAFRAAIDAVLSDQTLAEKAEESKELQKALQLWGTVEVKA from the coding sequence ATGAGCGAAATCGTTGCAAGCTACTTACTACATGATAATAAAGGGAATTTTCATAAAAAAGCGGAAGGAATCGCCTTAGGACTAACCGTCGGTTCATGGACAGATCTGCCGCTTTTAGATCAACAGCAGCTTCAAAAACATAAAGGGCGCGTCGCGTCAGTAACTGAGCTTCAAGATTGCGAGCGTGTAAACGGATATTTAGGTGGAGAAATTAAGCAGGCTATTGTCAAAATTGCTTATCCAACTGCCAACTTTTCAAGAGATTTACCGGCTATTTTAGTTACGGTTTTCGGAAAACTATCACTTGATGGAAAAGTGAAATTATTAGACTTGGATTTCCCTGCCGAATTATTAGCTGAATTCCCAGGACCGCGCTTTGGAATAGAAGGTATACGAGAGAAACTAGGCGTTTATGACCGTCCGCTTGTGATGAGTATTTTTAAAGGCGTGATTGGAAGAGACATGACGTACTTAACAACTCAGCTGCGTGAGCAAGCGCTTGGTGGAGTGGATTTGGTTAAAGACGACGAGATTTTGTTTGATAGTGAACGAACACCTTTTGAAGCACGCGTCACAGAAGGGAAAAAAGTACTGAATGAGGTATACGAAAAAACCGGACACCGCACGCTGTATGCTGTTAATTTAACGGGACGAACGTTTGAATTAAAAGAAAAAGCGAGAAAAGCAGCTGAACTAGGAGCCGATGCTCTTTTATTCAACGTATTTGCTTACGGGTTAGATGTACTGCAGGCACTTCGAGAAGATGATGAAATTAACTTGCCGATTATGGCTCACCCAGCTGTTAGCGGAGCGCTTACGCCATCAGAGTTTTACGGTTTTTCAAATTCATTATTGCTTGGAAAACTATTGCGTTTAGCCGGAGCAGATTTTTCACTGTTTCCATCACCATATGGAAGCGTAGCTCTTTCTCTTGAAGATACGACTGGCATTGCCTACGAATTAACGCGTCCTGTGTACAAATACAAGCAGTCTTTCCCCGTTCCTTCAGCAGGAATTCATCCTGGAATGGTACCGCAGCTTATGAAAGACTTTGGCATCGACAGCATTATCAATGCAGGAGGCGGAGTTCACGGCCACCCAGACGGAGCAATTGGAGGAGGAAAAGCATTTCGAGCGGCGATAGATGCAGTACTCTCTGATCAAACATTAGCTGAAAAAGCGGAGGAATCAAAAGAATTGCAAAAAGCTTTGCAACTATGGGGAACAGTAGAGGTGAAAGCATGA
- a CDS encoding 1,2-dihydroxy-3-keto-5-methylthiopentene dioxygenase: MAQIRLHVNNKRIETQEEVSAFLANNEVIYENWDITKLPENLREKYDLTDEEKTEILNAFGEDIKDISERRGYKAQDVISLSESTPNIDELLKNFQRKHIHTDDEVRFIVSGHGIFVIQGKDGEFFDVELEPGDLISVPENILHYFTLMEDRKVVAVRIFVTTEGWVPIYA; this comes from the coding sequence ATGGCGCAAATTCGCTTACATGTAAACAATAAAAGAATTGAAACTCAAGAGGAAGTATCAGCTTTTCTAGCAAACAATGAAGTTATTTATGAAAACTGGGATATTACAAAACTTCCAGAAAATCTTCGTGAAAAATATGATTTAACTGATGAAGAAAAAACAGAAATTTTAAACGCTTTTGGTGAGGATATTAAAGATATTTCTGAACGCCGCGGTTATAAAGCTCAAGATGTTATCTCATTATCGGAATCTACACCAAATATTGATGAATTGTTAAAAAACTTTCAGCGCAAGCATATTCATACAGATGACGAAGTTCGCTTTATTGTAAGCGGTCATGGAATCTTTGTTATTCAAGGAAAAGACGGCGAATTTTTTGATGTTGAATTAGAGCCGGGTGATTTAATTTCAGTACCAGAAAACATTCTTCATTACTTTACACTAATGGAAGATCGTAAAGTAGTCGCTGTCCGAATTTTCGTGACAACTGAAGGATGGGTACCTATTTACGCATAA
- a CDS encoding sugar ABC transporter ATP-binding protein yields the protein MTNELSMKNITKNFGSFQALNKVDFTVQKGEIHALLGANGAGKSTLMKILCGAYDEYEGKIYKNGGGISISSPKEAKSHGIVIVHQEVDVALIPSLSVAENIVLDVQASKKSKTFVNWKSIYKKAEEALSLLGSSLSVRKNVVDLTLSEKQQVLIARAIVQNVDYLILDEPTAPLSVEETKQLFSVMRELKKSGVGIIYISHRLQEVVDICDRLTVLKDGRYVATKETSHTSIEDVITLMLGTSSVKKWFKKSVGIGNELLHVEALSLPGRLSNISFHVKEGEVVGIAGLVGAGKTELCRSLFGLEQYVSGSVRLKGKKLKLNKQPYYYIAQGLSLVPEERRKEGIFVHESIADNLVLPSLSRFTNYSFLKRGKIKEKAQKTTGQVGVKAHSMAQSVGTLSGGNQQKVAIGKWLVTDSSVLLFDEPTKGVDVGSKREIFDLITNLVSQQKGVVYATCEFEELLGIADRIYVMYNGKIVKELSKEEATSEKLFYYTAGGVKG from the coding sequence ATGACGAACGAGCTTTCAATGAAGAACATTACAAAAAACTTTGGTTCTTTTCAAGCGCTGAACAAAGTTGATTTTACTGTTCAAAAAGGGGAAATCCATGCTTTATTGGGAGCCAATGGTGCCGGTAAAAGTACATTGATGAAAATATTGTGCGGAGCTTACGACGAATACGAAGGAAAGATCTACAAAAACGGAGGGGGAATCTCCATTTCTTCTCCTAAAGAAGCTAAGAGCCACGGCATCGTCATTGTACACCAAGAAGTCGATGTAGCGCTGATTCCTTCGCTATCAGTAGCTGAAAACATTGTGTTAGACGTGCAGGCTTCTAAGAAAAGTAAGACATTTGTAAACTGGAAATCTATTTATAAAAAAGCGGAAGAAGCTCTTTCTTTACTTGGTTCTTCTCTATCCGTTAGAAAAAATGTCGTTGATCTAACTCTATCAGAAAAACAGCAGGTGCTTATTGCACGTGCAATTGTACAGAATGTTGACTATTTAATTTTGGATGAACCAACCGCACCTCTTAGTGTGGAAGAGACGAAACAATTGTTTTCTGTGATGAGAGAGCTGAAGAAAAGTGGAGTAGGCATTATTTATATTTCACATCGTCTTCAAGAAGTGGTTGATATTTGCGATCGCTTAACGGTTTTAAAAGACGGACGCTATGTAGCTACAAAAGAAACTTCACATACATCGATTGAAGATGTGATTACGCTCATGTTAGGAACGTCTTCTGTAAAAAAGTGGTTCAAAAAATCAGTAGGAATTGGAAACGAACTTTTACATGTGGAAGCATTATCTCTTCCAGGGCGCCTTTCTAATATCTCTTTTCATGTAAAAGAAGGAGAAGTAGTAGGTATTGCTGGGCTTGTGGGAGCAGGGAAAACCGAGCTGTGCCGAAGTCTATTTGGGTTAGAGCAATATGTGAGCGGAAGTGTTCGGTTAAAAGGCAAGAAACTAAAGTTGAATAAGCAGCCGTATTATTATATTGCACAAGGTCTTTCTCTTGTTCCTGAAGAACGAAGAAAAGAAGGAATTTTTGTCCATGAATCGATTGCAGATAACTTAGTTTTGCCAAGTCTGTCCCGCTTTACAAATTATTCGTTTCTAAAGCGAGGAAAGATCAAAGAAAAAGCGCAGAAAACTACTGGGCAAGTTGGCGTAAAGGCTCATTCTATGGCGCAGTCAGTTGGAACGTTAAGCGGTGGAAATCAGCAGAAAGTAGCAATCGGAAAATGGCTTGTTACGGACTCTAGCGTGCTGTTATTCGATGAACCAACTAAAGGGGTTGATGTCGGCTCCAAGCGAGAGATATTCGACTTAATTACAAATCTTGTGTCACAGCAAAAAGGAGTTGTTTATGCAACCTGTGAATTCGAGGAGCTGCTAGGGATAGCGGATCGAATTTATGTCATGTACAACGGAAAAATCGTGAAAGAATTATCCAAAGAAGAAGCAACTAGTGAAAAATTATTTTATTATACAGCAGGAGGAGTAAAAGGATGA